A genomic window from Triticum urartu cultivar G1812 chromosome 7, Tu2.1, whole genome shotgun sequence includes:
- the LOC125518847 gene encoding transmembrane protein 53, which yields MASFHRPLSAMAVAAFAAVSSIELPDKFSHHHRLPDDVVSLPANKPEATTAPSAPPLSGLQFFPRNLQAFYPAKVPVASLPVIQTVYQYAKFAKTSPEQEAALPAIPSSSSDVLYRWHLPDPRACGGSPDRSQTVVVLLGWLGSKQKHLKRYADWYTSRGFHAVTFTLPMSDIVSYNVGGKAEKNVEMLSEHLGDWVREEDGKKIVFHTFSNTGWLCYGVILENLQRQDPSAVEKIKGSIIDSAPVAVPDSQVWALGFSAAIMKKHSVATKGAAPNTRSDVVVVESQKDIRPAATEAVLLSALEKFFDLVLNYPAVNRRLSGVMELLSSNQPNCPQLYIYSSADRVIPAKSVESFVERQRKAGCEVRSCDFVSSPHVDHYRSNPGLYTSQLTNFLEDCVLACRDDLSSPSPSA from the exons ATGGCATCCTTCCACCGGCCCCTCTCCGCCATGGCGGTGGCCGccttcgccgccgtctcctccATCGAGCTGCCCGACAAATTCTCCCACCACCACAGgctccccgacgacgtcgtctcGCTCCCTGCCAACAAACCAGAGGCCACCACAGCTCCTTCAGCCCCGCCGCTGTCCGGTCTGCAGTTCTTCCCACGGAACCTCCAGGCCTTCTACCCGGCTAAGGTGCCCGTCGCGTCCCTGCCGGTCATCCAGACCGTCTACCAGTACGCCAAGTTCGCCAAGACCTCACCGGAACAAGAGGCGGCGTTACCGGCCatcccttcctcctcctcggatGTTCTGTACCGCTGGCACCTGCCGGACCCGAGGGCGTGCGGCGGCTCGCCTGACAGGTCCCAGACGGTGGTGGTTTTGCTCGGCTGGCTGGGCTCGAAGCAGAAGCATCTGAAGAGATATGCCGATTGGTACACCTCCAGGGGGTTCCACGCCGTCACCTTCACCCTCCCCATGTCCGACATTGTCAGCTACAATGTCGGAGGGAAGGCTGAGAAGAATGTGGAGATGCTCTCGGAACATCTTGGTGATTGGGTCAGGGAGGAGGATGGGAAGAAGATTGTTTTCCACACTTTCAGTAACACTGGCTGGCTTTG ctatggtgtgatacTGGAGAACCTGCAGCGGCAGGATCCTTCAGCAGTGGAGAAAATCAAGGGTTCCATAATCGATTCAGCGCCTGTTGCTGTCCCGGACTCTCAG GTGTGGGCTCTAGGTTTCTCAGCTGCTATCATGAAGAAACACAGTGTGGCGACGAAAGGAGCTGCACCAAATACAAGGTCTGACGTCGTAGTTGTGGAGTCTCAGAAAGATATCAGACCTGCAGCTACCGAGGCGGTTCTACTATCTGCATTGGAGAAGTTTTTTGATCTTGTTCTGAACTATCCGGCCGTAAATAG GAGGCTGTCTGGTGTTATGGAGCTTCTGTCCTCAAACCAACCAAACTGCCCTCAGCTGTACATATACAGCTCTGCCGACCGGGTCATCCCGGCAAAGTCAGTGGAGTCATTTGTGGAGAGGCAACGAAAAGCAGGGTGTGAGGTGAGGTCGTGTGACTTTGTGTCGTCCCCTCACGTTGACCATTACCGCAGCAATCCGGGGCTCTACACCTCTCAGCTGACCAACTTCTTGGAGGACTGTGTGCTGGCCTGCCGTGATGATTTGTCGTCACCGTCACCGTCTGCATAG
- the LOC125518846 gene encoding putative disease resistance protein At1g50180, translating to MAESAVSIVLGNVNALAVRETTMLCCVTLEVELLKYELKRLRGFLRDADNKWRRGDESTAVLVGQIREVAYDADNAIEAAEYMQKRNRLKKGFMGTISRYARLPSDLTNLHKVGVEIQCIKRKISDIFESANRLKIVDLGNTSTENLQVDGELPQEYGPMHQNFEDVVMVGFEDDYQEIVGKLLDKGDSLSVVSLVAMGGAGKTTLARKFYTSTSAKQHFEIVSWVTVSQKYKGIDLLKDILKQITGSTFRSADQMQEYEVAKMIHDFLSQKRYLVVLDDVWETDTWEILNRTTRAFPDAENGSRILITTRKEDVANHVQMPTHVHPLKKLDEQKSWELFSSKALPSYKRSVIHDVDEFEKLGRKLARKCRGLPLELAVLGGYLSKNLNAQTWSDILLDWPSTKNEQMLRNMLARSYWDLPNHYLRSCFLYIAAFPDSMVYVSDLTQLWIAESFIPHIPNHTLEETAYKYVTELVERSLVHVVETSMAGGRIAVIRIHDILHDWCKEEARQDGFLDGVDKTTGRAGAQLSSANLASYRSTFQSLSNVILPGAPNVRTLFGFQLESVSLPRLRFLRVLYIEGSTLRDFSTVIGGCIHLRYLKLHCCGGVMLPSSIGQLLYLQTIDLRDTKLDSRVPQSLWEIPTLRHVYLTDGFSPPPPARRSVRQQHKELQTLFWDVSHVVSECCDHDMEILLGQMGQLTTLVLAMSPMPSEVFNILAHMPHLVDISLSNFGVLDKLPAELPRGVKRLRLCARVIKQDPMPILEKLHYLVVLELSVYEGQTMFCSAQGFPRLQELKLDGFSTDDWRIEVGAMPKLSDLTLWECNRKLPEGFLHLPSLNHLALYRMPQISEDDNTLKELKRKGCQVESL from the exons ATGGCCGAGTCGGCCGTTAGCATCGTGCTCGGCAATGTCAACGCACTTGCAGTTCGGGAGACCACAATGTTGTGTTGTGTCACCCTCGAAGTGGAGCTCCTGAAGTACGAGCTCAAGCGGCTGCGAGGCTTCCTTAGAGACGCCGACAACAAATGGAGGCGGGGAGATGAAAGTACTGCTGTCTTGGTCGGCCAGATCAGAGAAGTGGCGTATGATGCTGACAATGCCATCGAAGCCGCTGAGTACATGCAGAAGAGAAACAGATTGAAGAAGGGGTTCATGGGTACCATTTCAAGGTATGCTCGCCTACCAAGTGATTTGACTAACCTTCACAAAGTTGGTGTTGAGATCCAATGCATCAAAAGGAAGATTTCTGATATATTTGAAAGTGCAAACCGTCTTAAAATAGTTGATTTGGGGAATACCTCAACAGAAAATCTTCAAGTTGATGGTGAACTCCCACAAGAGTATGGGCCTATGCACCAGAACTTTGAAGATGTTGTCATGGTTGGTTTTGAGGATGATTACCAGGAAATAGTGGGGAAACTACTTGATAAAGGGGACAGTCTTAGTGTTGTCTCCCTAGTTGCCATGGGTGGGGCGGGGAAAACAACACTTGCTAGAAAATTCTACACTTCAACTAGTGCCAAACAACATTTTGAGATAGTTTCTTGGGTGACGGTGTCTCAGAAGTACAAAGGAATTGATTTACTAAAAGATATTCTGAAACAAATCACTGGAAGCACATTTAGGTCAGCTGATCAAATGCAAGAGTATGAGGTGGCAAAGATGATTCATGATTTTCTATCCCAAAAAAGGTACTTAGTAGTTCTTGATGATGTGTGGGAAACAGATACATGGGAAATATTAAACAGAACAACTAGAGCCTTTCCAGATGCAGAAAATGGTAGCAGAATACTTATAACCACACGAAAAGAAGATGTTGCAAATCATGTTCAAATGCCAACCCATGTTCATCCTTTGAAGAAGCTAGATGAGCAGAAAAGCTGGGAACTTTTTAGTAGCAAAGCCTTACCATCATACAAGAGGTCTGTCATACATGATGTGGATGAGTTTGAAAAACTTGGGAGAAAGCTTGCAAGGAAATGTCGTGGATTACCACTTGAACTTGCAGTATTGGGGGGTTACCTATCAAAGAATTTAAATGCACAAACATGGTCTGATATACTATTGGATTGGCCATCGACCAAAAATGAGCAGATGCTGCGAAACATGCTAGCTCGCAGTTATTGGGACTTGCCAAATCATTATTTAAGATCTTGCTTCCTCTATATTGCTGCTTTTCCGGACTCCATGGTATATGTGTCAGATCTTACCCAATTATGGATAGCAGAAAGCTTCATTCCACACATACCAAATCATACACTAGAAGAAACAGCATATAAGTATGTAACTGAGCTGGTCGAGAGAAGCTTGGTACATGTTGTTGAAACAAGCATGGCAGGTGGAAGGATTGCGGTAATAAGGATTCATGATATCTTACATGACTGGTGCAAGGAAGAAGCAAGACAAGATGGCTTTCTTGATGGAGTGGATAAAACTACTG GACGAGCTGGTGCACAATTATCATCGGCTAACTTGGCATCCTATCGTTCTACTTTTCAAAGTTTGAGTAATGTGATCTTACCTGGAGCACCTAATGTCAGAACTCTGTTTGGCTTTCAACTTGAATCAGTATCCCTTCCTAGGTTGAGGTTCCTAAGAGTTCTTTACATTGAAGGCTCAACATTGAGAGATTTCTCCACAGTGATTGGTGGCTGCATTCACCTAAGATACCTTAAGTTGCATTGCTGTGGAGGTGTAATGCTACCTTCTTCAATAGGCCAGCTTCTTTACTTGCAGACTATTGATCTAAGAGACACAAAACTGGACTCACGAGTACCACAGTCCCTCTGGGAGATCCCTACTCTAAGGCATGTTTACCTCACCGATGGGTTTTCTCCACCACCGCCTGCAAGAAGGAGTGTGCGGCAGCAACATAAAGAGCTCCAGACCTTGTTTTGGGATGTTTCACATGTTGTCAGTGAATGCTGCGACCATGACATGGAGATTTTATTGGGCCAGATGGGTCAACTAACGACATTAGTTTTGGCGATGTCCCCCATGCCCTCCGAGGTGTTTAACATACTTGCACACATGCCTCACCTTGTTGATATTTCTCTCAGCAACTTTGGTGTGCTCGATAAGTTGCCTGCTGAGCTCCCACGGGGTGTCAAGCGTCTTCGTCTCTGTGCCCGTGTCATTAAACAAGACCCGATGCCGATCCTGGAGAAGCTTCATTATCTTGTGGTGCTAGAGTTGTCGGTGTACGAAGGTCAAACGATGTTCTGCTCTGCCCAAGGGTTTCCTCGGCTGCAAGAGTTAAAACTTGATGGTTTTTCAACTGATGATTGGAGGATCGAGGTAGGAGCAATGCCAAAGCTTTCCGACCTGACGCTTTGGGAATGCAATCGCAAGCTCCCCGAGGGGTTTCTACACCTTCCGTCCCTCAATCACCTGGCGTTGTACAGAATGCCCCAGATTTCCGAAGATGACAACACACTAAAGGAGCTCAAACGGAAAGGATGTCAG GTGGAATCTTTATGA